The following coding sequences lie in one Dryobates pubescens isolate bDryPub1 chromosome 10, bDryPub1.pri, whole genome shotgun sequence genomic window:
- the FHIP1B gene encoding FHF complex subunit HOOK interacting protein 1B codes for MWGLGLCGRGWGPGAGVGWLRAGLEGRWACPGAEPPLALRRAAAAGRWRRERGACGGGGRPGADRTGPAVTLTPAWREGPQGATHAREPAQVPAAAQRMSWLTKLHPRAGGHRAPRGASLQSPITADPETCLMVFKNHWAQVLRVLERGGCRAAPDDLSAVRNNTYQMFNLLAQDRPPRGAEDTSPGPILAFVASENLLERLLHWHLQGDFPEERKVEQLKLYEMLLSQAHQGLLGHKAVLSPLLRLLSLCSQPTSASLENSLVLLLNQLCVNVAKEPSILELFFHSQADQGPANLIIFSLLIPFIHHEGVLGQQARDALLLIMAMSAGNQAVAKSITDNSYFCPVLATGLSALYSSLPRKLEARGDDWHCLRREDWLGVSSLVLFMNSLDFCNAVIQVAHPLVQKQLVDYVHNGFLVPVMGPALHKTSLEELVASTAYLELFLRSVSEPALLKTFLRFLLLHRHDGATILDTLVTRIGSSSRLCMVSLGLFRTLLSLNCEDVMLQLVLRYLLPCSHLMLSQRRAVRDLDIYGRAAAKFLSLTPRCCHPPGHLSGHPPECQDRLAAWHKGASSPTLDPSSSSTTTTSSSSSTSSSSSVPPAAAKPSTPSRLSFFSRQAPEAAATAASPRSPGTPGGSPWHHPGGHWEENPWELEGNYLEYLRDARRSVERCAWACRVWSAPYDGEEPTPGAHFGANPLGATPGNPLDPPNPGPQTPRTKKRGLPEESSGQGSPPRGEGKVEPQEVVANGVVTSTSSSSSSSSSSSSSSSSSSSSSSSGAWPQEDVAVKKVRRCPQRGQEGEGEGGVGVPAQNGTPGGEGKAKWEALPSVECLLEEMLAQAPAEANGTGVTIEAFTQELKEIEAEMKNGAGGPGGAAGEEGVPVAPLRELPEHHPHLSREEEEAFASFAAAPEGEALGRAPPRPPEPLAQLLGSPPRPVGTPPSQPFTGPFVSVLFGKLENMPHNSLYVNCLLTGLVAQLASYPQPLLRSFLLNTNMVFQPSIKSLLQVLGSVKAKLETFAATQEDFPGLLLRARRFLVARGRLEGGEGPSGGGSLRRETPGRSRKPSLGELLLRHAHSPTRARQAAQLALQHARGAASPSPTATPPAGTPGGNPEEAGGGPGEGPGAAPRVKNAVYCAVIFSEFLKELAAIAQAHAVASPFLTETPPEE; via the exons CATGGAGAGAAGGTCCCCAGGGTGCCACCCATGCCCGtgagcctgcccaggtgccagcagctgcacagaggaTGAGTTGGTTGACCAAGCTGCACCCACGGGCGGGTGGGCACCGTGCCCCCCGCGgtgccagcctgcagagcccaATCACTGCTGACCCCGAGACCTGCCTGATGGTCTTCAAGAACCACTGGGCACAG GTGCTGCGCGTCCTGGAGCGCGGCGGCTGCCGGGCGGCGCCCGACGACCTGAGCGCGGTGAGGAACAACACCTACCAGATGTTCAACCTCCTGGCCCAGGACAGGCCACCCCGAGGGGCAGAGGACACCTCCCCGGGCCCCATCTTGGCCTTCGTGGCCTCGGAGAACCTCCTGGAGAGGTTGCTGCACTGGCACCTGCAAGGGGACTTCCCGGAGGAGAGGAAGGTGGAGCAGCTGAAGCTCTACGAGATGCTCCTCAGCCAGGCCCACCAAGGCCTCCTGGGCCACAAGGCTGTCCTCAGCCCCCTCCTGAggctcctcagcctctgctcccagcccacctCGGCCTCCCTGGAGAACAGCCTGGTCCTGCTCCTCAACCAGCTCTGCGTCAACGTGGCCAAGGAGCCTTCCATCCTGGAGCTCTTCTTCCACAGCCAGGCCGACCAAGGCCCCGCCAACCTCATCAtcttctccctcctcatccCCTTCATCCACCACGAGGGggtcctggggcagcaggccagggatgctctgctcctcatcATGGCCATGTCCGCCGGCAACCAGGCCGTGGCCAAGTCCATCACCGACAACTCCTACTTCTGCCCG GTGCTGGCCACGGGGCTCAGTGCCCTCTACTCCTCACTGCCACGCAAGCTGGAGGCCCGGGGGGACGATTGGCACTGCCTGCGGCGCGAGGACTGGTTGGGGGTCTCCTCCTTGGTCCTCTTCATGAACTCCCTGGACTTCTGCAATGCTGTCATCCAG GTTGCCCACCCGctggtgcagaagcagctggtggATTACGTCCACAATGGCTTCCTGGTGCCTGTCATGGGACCTGCCCTGCACAAg acgtccctggaggagctggtggcCAGCACAGCCTACCTGGAGCTGTTCCTGCGCAGCGTCTCGGAGCCGGCCCTGCTCAAGACCTTCCTgcgcttcctgctgctgcaccgcCACGACGGAGCCACCATCCTCGACACCCTGGTCACTCGCATCGGCAGCTCCTCCCGG ctctgTATGGTGTCCCTGGGGCTCTTCAGGACCCTGCTCAGCCTCAACTGCGAGGACGtcatgctgcagctggtgctcag gtacctgctgccctgcagccacctgaTGCTGAGCCAGCGCCGAGCCGTGCGGGACCTGGACATCTACGGGAGGGCAGCTGCCAAGTTCCTCTCCCTCACCCCCCGCTGctgccaccctcctgggcacctCTCAGGGCACCCCCCGGAGTGCCAGGACcgcctggcagcctggcacaagG gtgccagcagccccacgTTGGacccttcctcctccagcaccaccaccacctcctcttcctcctccacctcctcctcctcctcagtgcctccagcagctgccaaacCTTCCACCCCCTCTCGCCTCTCCTTCTTCAGCCGCCAGGCCCCCGaggccgccgccaccgccgcgtCCCCAAGGtcccctggcacccctggggGCAGCCCTTGGCACCACCCCggtgggcactgggaggaaAACCCTTGGGAACTGGAAGGGAACTACCTGGAGTACCTGCGGGACGCTCGCCGGAGCGTGGAGCGCTGCGCCTGGGCCTGCCGCGTCTGGTCCGCCCCCTACGACGGGGAGGAGCCCACCCCCGGCGCCCACTTTGGTGCCAACCCTCTGGGTGCCACCCCTGGCAACCCTCTGGACCCCCCTAACCCAGGCCCCCAGACCCCCAGGACTAAGAAACGAGGCTTGCCCGAGGAAAGCTCCGGCCAAGGGAGCCCCCCGAGGGGGGAAGGCAAAGTGGAGCCTCAAGAGGTGGTGGCCAACGGGGTGGTGACCTccacctcttcttcctcctcttcttcttcctcctcctcttcctcctcttcttcctcctcttcttcctcctcctccgggGCTTGGCCTCAGGAGGATGTGGCGGTGAAGAAGGTtcggaggtgccctcagagggggcaggaaggggaaggggaaggaggggtgggggtcccgGCCCAGAATGGGACCCCTGGAGGCGAAGGCAAAGCCAAGTGGGAGGCTCTGCCCTCGGTGGAGTGCTtgctggaggagatgttggCCCAGGCCCCGGCGGAGGCCAACGGCACCGGGGTCACCATCGAGGCCTTcacccaggagctgaaggagatcGAGGCCGAGATGAAGAACGGTGCCGGTGGTCCTGGTGGTGCCGCTGGTGAGGAGGGAGTCCCAGTAGCCCCCCTCCGGGAGCTCCCTGAGCACCACCCCCACCTGTcccgggaggaggaggaggccttCGCCAGCTTCGCCGCCGCTCCCGAGGGGGAGGCGCTGGGGAGGGCACCGCCCAGGCCGCcagagcccctggcacagctgctgggcagcccccCCAGGCCGGTGGGGACAccacccagccagcccttcACAg GCCCCTTCGTGTCGGTGCTGTTCGGCAAGCTGGAGAACATGCCCCACAACTCGCTCTATGTCAACTGCCTGCTCACTGGCCTGGTGGCCCAGCTGGCCTCCtacccacagcccctgctccgCTCCTTCCTCCTCAACACCAACATGGTCTTCCAGCCCAGCATCAAGTCCCTGCTCCAG GTGCTGGGCTCAGTGAAGGCCAAGCTGGAGACCTTTGCAGCCACCCAGGAGGACTTCCCggggctgctcctcagagccAGACGCTTCCTGGtggccaggggcaggctggaggggggagaaggCCCCAGCGGGGGAGGCAGCCTGAGGAGGGAGACCCCTG GCCGCAGCCGGAAGCCCtccctgggggagctgctgctgcgccACGCTCACAGCCCCACCCGCGCCCGCCAGGCCGCCCAGCTGGCCCTGCAGCACGCCCGgggggctgccagcccctcccccaCGGCCACCCCCCCCGCGGGCACCCCCGGGGGGAACCCCGAGGAGGCCGGGGGGGGCCCGGGGGAGGGGCCCGGGGCCGCCCCCCGGGTGAAGAACGCAGTCTACTGCGCCGTCATCTTCAGCGAGTTCCTCAAGGAGCTGGCGGCCATCGCCCAGGCCCACGCCGTGGCCTCCCCCTTCCTCACCGAGACCCCCCCCGAGGagtga